In Nevskiales bacterium, one genomic interval encodes:
- a CDS encoding ATP-binding protein has translation MSHHEPLPIAALRKRCDPADLPFRTTAELPDLDQALGQERGLEALQFGMSMARRGYNLYVLGPPGIGKHALVQHVLRQRAAREPAPADWCYVNNFTDPQHPQALALPAGRGEGLRQDMARLIEELADAIPAAFESDDYRAQLQAIKADYERQSEDKVRSLQEHAAEQNIALLRTPTGFAFAPLKDGEVIGPDEFGKLSEREQRRIETTMEELQDELRALIQHQLRLRREMRERVRALNREVALLAVGQQLAELKQAYQDCPAVLDYLDAVQADVMQNLDAFRHGEEGAAAPESLPPEVARRYAVNVLVSNDPAAGAPVVQEDHPLYQNLLGRVEHQAQMGMLVTDFTLIRPGALHKANGGYLILDVTKLLMQPYAWEGLKRTLFSGDIRITSLGELFSLVSTVSLEPEPIPLRVKVVLLGSRQLYYVLCQYDPEFRALFKVAADLEDDVARSPENHLRYARLIAMIARREALRPLSSEAVAGIIEQAARLAEDGARLSIHLQDLGELLQEANFLAGEADAAVIEADHVRSAIQARERRHGRIRERLLEQIRRQTVLIDTDGAQVGQINGLSVLDLGDFRFARPSRITATARLGTGDVVDIEREVELGGPIHSKGVMILASFLGGRYAPDRPLSLRASIVFEQSYGPVEGDSASAAELCALLSALGELPLKQSLAITGSVNQHGQIQAIGGVNEKIEGFFDACHLRGLTGRQGVIIPGANVQHLMLRQDVLDAVAQGLFAVYAVSHIDEAMELLTGLAAGAREATGQFPDGSINQRVEARLLELAELRQALAARTERGEET, from the coding sequence ATGTCGCACCACGAGCCCTTACCCATCGCCGCCCTGCGCAAACGCTGCGACCCTGCCGACCTGCCGTTTCGTACCACTGCGGAACTGCCCGATCTCGACCAGGCGCTGGGTCAGGAGCGGGGTCTGGAGGCGCTCCAGTTCGGCATGAGCATGGCCCGGCGCGGCTACAACCTGTATGTCCTGGGGCCGCCCGGGATCGGCAAGCACGCCCTGGTGCAACATGTGCTGCGGCAGCGGGCCGCCAGGGAGCCCGCCCCTGCGGACTGGTGCTATGTGAACAATTTCACCGATCCCCAGCACCCGCAGGCGCTGGCGCTGCCAGCCGGCCGCGGCGAGGGGCTGCGCCAGGATATGGCCAGGCTCATCGAAGAGCTGGCCGATGCCATCCCGGCGGCCTTCGAGAGCGATGACTACCGGGCCCAGCTACAGGCGATCAAGGCCGATTACGAGAGACAGAGCGAGGACAAGGTCAGGAGCCTGCAGGAGCATGCCGCCGAGCAGAACATCGCCCTGCTGCGCACACCCACCGGCTTCGCCTTCGCCCCCCTGAAGGACGGCGAGGTCATCGGTCCGGATGAGTTCGGCAAGCTATCCGAGCGGGAACAGCGGCGCATCGAGACCACCATGGAGGAGTTGCAGGATGAGTTGCGGGCCCTTATCCAGCACCAACTCCGGCTGCGCCGGGAGATGCGGGAGCGGGTCCGGGCGTTGAACAGGGAAGTCGCCCTGCTCGCAGTCGGCCAGCAGCTCGCCGAACTCAAGCAGGCTTATCAGGACTGCCCGGCCGTGCTGGATTATCTGGATGCGGTGCAGGCGGATGTGATGCAGAACCTGGATGCCTTCCGCCACGGCGAGGAGGGAGCCGCGGCGCCGGAAAGCCTGCCTCCCGAGGTAGCACGCCGCTACGCGGTCAACGTCCTGGTGAGCAATGATCCGGCTGCGGGAGCGCCGGTGGTGCAAGAGGATCACCCTCTGTACCAGAACTTGCTCGGGCGGGTCGAACACCAGGCACAGATGGGCATGCTGGTGACCGATTTCACCCTGATCCGGCCGGGAGCCCTGCACAAGGCCAACGGCGGCTATCTGATCCTGGATGTGACCAAGCTCCTGATGCAGCCCTACGCTTGGGAGGGCCTCAAGCGGACCCTGTTTTCCGGCGATATCCGTATCACCTCGCTAGGCGAACTGTTCAGTCTGGTGAGCACGGTCTCCCTGGAGCCCGAGCCCATCCCGCTGCGGGTCAAGGTGGTGCTTCTGGGCAGCCGCCAGCTCTATTACGTGCTCTGCCAATACGATCCGGAGTTCAGAGCGCTGTTCAAGGTGGCGGCGGACCTGGAGGACGATGTGGCGCGCAGCCCGGAGAATCATCTGCGCTACGCCCGCCTCATCGCCATGATCGCGCGCCGCGAGGCGCTGCGCCCGTTATCCAGCGAGGCCGTAGCCGGCATCATCGAGCAGGCCGCACGCCTGGCTGAGGATGGCGCGCGCCTGTCCATCCATCTGCAGGACCTCGGGGAGCTGCTCCAGGAAGCGAACTTCCTGGCCGGGGAGGCGGATGCGGCGGTGATCGAGGCTGACCATGTCCGCAGCGCGATCCAGGCCCGTGAACGCCGCCACGGCCGCATTCGCGAGCGCCTGCTGGAGCAGATCCGGCGGCAAACCGTGCTGATCGACACCGACGGCGCGCAGGTGGGGCAGATCAACGGCCTGTCGGTGCTGGATCTGGGCGACTTCCGCTTCGCCCGGCCGTCGCGCATCACCGCCACCGCCCGGCTGGGCACTGGAGACGTGGTGGACATCGAGCGGGAAGTGGAGCTGGGCGGGCCCATACACTCCAAGGGCGTGATGATCCTGGCGAGCTTCCTGGGCGGGCGCTATGCCCCCGATCGGCCCTTGTCGCTGCGCGCCAGCATCGTCTTCGAGCAGTCCTACGGTCCGGTCGAGGGTGACAGCGCCTCGGCGGCCGAGCTGTGCGCCCTGCTCTCGGCCCTGGGCGAGCTGCCGCTCAAGCAGTCGCTCGCCATCACCGGCTCCGTGAATCAGCATGGGCAGATCCAGGCCATCGGCGGCGTTAACGAGAAGATCGAAGGCTTCTTCGATGCCTGCCACCTGCGCGGACTGACCGGCCGGCAGGGAGTGATCATCCCGGGCGCCAACGTGCAGCACCTGATGCTGCGCCAGGACGTGCTGGATGCAGTAGCCCAGGGGCTGTTTGCAGTCTATGCAGTCAGCCACATCGATGAGGCGATGGAGCTCCTGACCGGCCTTGCGGCCGGTGCACGCGAGGCGACCGGTCAGTTCCCGGATGGCAGCATCAACCAGCGCGTGGAAGCGCGCCTCCTCGAGCTGGCCGAGCTGCGTCAGGCCTTGGCCGCCCGCACCGAAAGAGGGGAAGAGACATGA
- a CDS encoding CheR family methyltransferase — protein sequence MHDADCVAFLQWALPRMRLHWPGFRKVRRQVCKRIDRRLQTLGLADAAAYRSYLAAHAAEWDTLRGLCTVPISRFYRDREVFACLGHTVLPALAAAAVQRAQHTLDCWSAGCAGGEEPYTLSILWTLALAGRYPGLALRVLATDADPLALGRAAAGAYGSSSLKELPAPWRALAFEECAGEYRVRERFRAAVEFARQDLGETIPERRFDLVLCRNLVLTYFAPDLQRELMPRIIATLRPGGALVLGIHESLPEGSAELVPWPGARAIFRKGALPHDGPAAL from the coding sequence ATGCACGATGCCGACTGCGTCGCCTTTCTGCAGTGGGCGCTGCCGCGGATGCGGCTACACTGGCCCGGCTTCCGCAAGGTACGCAGGCAGGTGTGCAAGCGCATCGACCGCCGGCTGCAGACGCTCGGGCTCGCCGATGCCGCGGCCTACCGCAGCTATCTCGCAGCGCATGCCGCCGAGTGGGATACGCTGCGCGGCCTCTGCACGGTGCCGATCTCGCGCTTCTATCGCGACCGGGAGGTTTTCGCGTGCCTCGGCCACACGGTGCTGCCGGCACTCGCCGCCGCCGCGGTGCAGCGTGCGCAGCATACGCTCGACTGTTGGAGCGCGGGCTGTGCGGGTGGCGAAGAGCCGTACACGCTCTCGATCCTGTGGACGCTCGCGCTCGCCGGGCGCTACCCCGGCCTCGCCTTGCGCGTGCTCGCCACCGATGCCGATCCGCTCGCGCTCGGGCGTGCCGCCGCCGGCGCCTACGGCTCGAGCAGCCTGAAAGAGCTGCCCGCGCCATGGCGGGCGCTGGCATTCGAAGAGTGCGCGGGCGAGTACCGGGTGCGTGAGCGGTTCCGCGCAGCGGTCGAGTTCGCGCGGCAAGACCTAGGTGAAACGATTCCTGAGCGGCGCTTCGATCTGGTCCTCTGCCGCAACCTCGTGCTCACCTATTTCGCGCCCGATCTGCAGCGCGAGCTCATGCCGCGCATCATTGCGACGCTGCGTCCCGGCGGGGCGCTCGTGCTGGGGATACACGAGTCGCTGCCGGAAGGCAGTGCGGAGCTCGTTCCCTGGCCAGGCGCGCGGGCGATCTTTCGCAAGGGCGCGCTCCCACATGATGGTCCTGCGGCTCTATGA